GGGCGCGCGCAGTTTTTCCCAGGCTCTGCGAATGGGAACCGAAATCTTTCATCACCTGAAAGCCGTGTTGAAGAAAATGAATTGCAGTACGGCGGTTGGCGACGAGGGCGGCTTCGCTCCCGATTTGAAGTCCAATGCGGAAGCGATTGAAGTGATTTTGAAAGCGATCAAATCGGCGGGCTACAAGGCGGGCAAGGATGTGTGCCTGGCTCTGGACGTTGCCGCGTCTGAACTGTATTCTGCTAAGAAGTACAACCTGGCCGCTGAAAAAGGCAAATGGTCGAGCGCGCAGATGGTGGAGTTCATCGCTTCATTGACTTCGCGCTACCCGATCATCAGCGTGGAAGACGGACTGGATGAAAGCGACTGGAAGGGCTGGAAGCAACTGACCGACGCGATCGGCGATACGGTGCAGGTGGTCGGCGACGACGTCTTCGTGACCAATACGGAAATTCTCAAAAAGGGCATCAAGGAAGGCATCGCCAATTCCATCCTGATCAAAGTCAACCAGATCGGCACTTTGACGGAAACTCTGGATGCGGTGGAAATGGCGAAACGTTCCGGTTACACCGCTGTGATTTCGCATCGCTCCGGTGAAACCGAAGACACGACGATTGCCGATCTGGCGGTCGCGGTCAACTCCGGGCAGATCAAGACAGGCTCCCTGTGCAGGACTGACCGGATGGCAAAATACAATCAATTGTTGCGCATCGAAGAGATTCTTGGCGATACCGCGATCTATCGCGGAATGGATTCTTTCTATAATTTGTCGAAAAGAAAGTAAAATTTTGATATTATTGGACTTAGGCAGTTTTTCGCAACTCTTGATGCGTTCTGAATGAGTAAATATTCGACTTATCATAAATCCATCTTTCTGAGCATCGCTTTTTTCATGGTGATGATTCTGGTCGCCATATTTCATAAAGATGGAATAATGACAGTTTTTAAAATCGAAACGGAAGCGCTTTCCCTGGAACAAAGCAATGATCGTATCCGCGAGGAAAACAAACGCCTGACTCAAGAGATAGCGCTTCTGCGATCCGACCCCTATGCGATCGAAACCATAGCGCGGGAAAAATTAAATCTCGTTCGCCCCGGTGAAAAAATGTATCGCATCCTTCCTCTGGACCCAGATAATTCCCCTGCGATGGGGAAGAA
This window of the Candidatus Nitrohelix vancouverensis genome carries:
- the eno gene encoding phosphopyruvate hydratase; its protein translation is MSEIVGLQARQVLDSRGNPTVEVDILLESGITGRAMVPSGASTGSREAVELRDGDPKKYMGKGTLKAVNNVNSKIAPELVGIEVTEQVLIDTLLVEIDGSKNKSKLGANAILGVSLAVARAAANELELPLFQYIGGTNAKELPVPMMNVLNGGAHADNNVDIQEFMIVPVGARSFSQALRMGTEIFHHLKAVLKKMNCSTAVGDEGGFAPDLKSNAEAIEVILKAIKSAGYKAGKDVCLALDVAASELYSAKKYNLAAEKGKWSSAQMVEFIASLTSRYPIISVEDGLDESDWKGWKQLTDAIGDTVQVVGDDVFVTNTEILKKGIKEGIANSILIKVNQIGTLTETLDAVEMAKRSGYTAVISHRSGETEDTTIADLAVAVNSGQIKTGSLCRTDRMAKYNQLLRIEEILGDTAIYRGMDSFYNLSKRK
- a CDS encoding septum formation initiator family protein, with translation MSKYSTYHKSIFLSIAFFMVMILVAIFHKDGIMTVFKIETEALSLEQSNDRIREENKRLTQEIALLRSDPYAIETIAREKLNLVRPGEKMYRILPLDPDNSPAMGKN